One window from the genome of Eucalyptus grandis isolate ANBG69807.140 chromosome 7, ASM1654582v1, whole genome shotgun sequence encodes:
- the LOC104452638 gene encoding LOW QUALITY PROTEIN: probable receptor-like serine/threonine-protein kinase At4g34500 (The sequence of the model RefSeq protein was modified relative to this genomic sequence to represent the inferred CDS: inserted 3 bases in 2 codons): MAAPGDSLPDMLDSRTHFFGLKLFVLVGVAAVAVVCLVAVCLGCLCICSKQRSSKGRDVGPRRKHGPGSVPAATKTMVELRAGAADRVERGAREEGGIGYAEPDPAKFRELLEIGRDEAGHGGGGGEKTRRGMRGDDGHGGPGRRRESPAAPAPAAGEERRNVGWGRWYSLRELEIATXGFAEENVIGEGGYGVVFRGVLPDGSAVAVKNLLSKRGQAEKEFKVEVEAIGKVRHKNLVGLVGYCAEGSKRMFVYKYIDNGNLEQWLHGDVGPVSPLTWDIRMKIAVGIAKGLAYLHEGLEPKVVHRDVKASNILLDKGWNPKISDFGLAKLLGSEASHVTTRVMGTFGYVSPEYASTGMLNEWSDVYSFGVLLMEIVTGRTPIDYSRPAAEMSLIEWVKEMVASHRGEDLVDPLIAVQPPPRALKRXLLICLRCIDLEATKRPKMGQIVHMLETEDFAFRTEHRPAREKDPLLSRGVDSHDIHPDRSRWR; this comes from the exons ATGGCGGCCCCCGGCGACTCTCTTCCGGACATGCTCGACTCGCGAACGCATTTCTTCGGCCTCAAGCTCTTCGTCCTCGTCGGCGTGgcggccgtcgccgtcgtctGCCTCGTCGCCGTCTGCCTCGGTTGCCTCTGCATCTGCTCGAAGCAACGGAGCTCGAAGGGCCGCGACGTCGGGCCGAGGCGGAAGCACGGGCCCGGCTCCGTCCCGGCGGCGACCAAGACGATGGTGGAGCTCAGGGCAGGCGCGGCGGATCGCGTCGAGCGCGGCGCCAGAGAGGAGGGCGGGATCGGGTATGCGGAACCGGATCCGGCGAAGTTCCGGGAGCTACTCGAGATCGGCAGGGACGAGGCCGGACatggaggaggcggaggagagaaGACGAGGAGGGGAATGCGCGGCGACGACGGCCACGGCGGCCCCGGCCGTCGGAGGGAGAGCCCcgcggcgccggcgccggcggcgggggaggagcGGAGGAACGTGGGGTGGGGGCGGTGGTACAGCTTGCGGGAGCTGGAGATCGCGAC GGGGTTCGCGGAGGAGAACGTGATCGGAGAAGGAGGCTACGGCGTCGTGTTCAGGGGGGTCTTGCCCGACGGCTCGGCGGTGGCGGTGAAGAACCTGCTCAGCAAGAG GGGTCAGGCGGAGAAGGAGTTCAAAGTTGAAGTTGAAGCCATAGGTAAAGTAAGACATAAGAACTTGGTTGGGCTGGTTGGATATTGTGCAGAGGGTTCTAAAAG GATGTTCGTGTATAAATACATCGATAATGGGAATTTGGAGCAATGGTTGCACGGTGACGTTGGACCTGTTAGCCCCTTGACATGGGACATCCGGATGAAAATTGCAGTCGGAATAGCTAAAGG GCTAGCCTATCTGCATGAAGGTCTAGAACCAAAAGTAGTACATCGGGATGTAAAAGCTAGCAATATTCTTCTGGACAAAGGATGGAATCCCAAGATATCAGATTTCGGCCTCGCCAAACTCTTGGGGTCTGAGGCTAGCCACGTGACTACGCGTGTAATGGGCACTTTTGG TTACGTTTCTCCTGAGTATGCAAGCACGGGCATGCTTAATGAATGGAGTGATGTATACAGTTTCGGGGTTTTACTGATGGAGATAGTAACGGGAAGGACTCCGATTGACTATTCCAGACCAGCAGCAGAG ATGAGCCTAATCGAATGGGTTAAGGAAATGGTAGCCAGCCATCGTGGGGAAGATCTTGTTGATCCCTTGATTGCAGTTCAGCCCCCTCCTAGAGCTCTGAAGA TTTTGCTGATCTGTCTGCGCTGTATCGACTTAGAGGCCACCAAACGACCGAAGATGGGGCAAATTGTTCACATGCTCGAGACAGAGGATTTCGCTTTCCGCACT GAACACCGGCCAGCTCGAGAGAAAGATCCACTTCTATCGAGGGGGGTCGATTCGCATGACATTCATCCGGATAGATCGAGGTGGCGATAA